A genomic segment from Enoplosus armatus isolate fEnoArm2 chromosome 12, fEnoArm2.hap1, whole genome shotgun sequence encodes:
- the degs1 gene encoding sphingolipid delta(4)-desaturase DES1: MGNRVAREDYEWVYTDQPHADRRKEILAKYPEIKSLMGPDPRLKWIVCMMVAIQFLAFYLVKDLDWKWVLFWTYAFGSCINHSMTLAIHEISHNTAFGNNKAMWNRYFAMFANLPIGLPYSASFKRYHLDHHRYLGGDGVDVDIPTEFEGWFFCTRFRKFIWIILQPLFYAVRPLCINPKPITQLEVTNLAVQLTFNTLLYWLWGAKPVVYMLAGSMLGMGLHPISGHFIAEHYMFLKGHETYSYYGSLNLLTFNVGYHNEHHDFPSIPGRRLPMVKKIAAEYYDDLPQYTSWVKVLYDFIMDDALSPYSRVKRKLKGDVKQE; the protein is encoded by the exons CCAAATACCCTGAAATCAAGTCGTTGATGGGTCCTGACCCGAGGCTGAAATGGATTGTGTGCATGATGGTGGCTATACAGTTTTTAGCTTTCTACCTGGTCAAAGACTTGGACTGGAAAtgggttttgttttggactTATGCCTTTGGCAGCTGTATCAACCACTCAATGACCCTTGCTATTCACGAGATCTCCCACAACACGGCCTTTGGAAACAACAAGGCCATGTGGAACCGCTACTTTGCCATGTTTGCCAACCTACCCATCGGCCTGCCTTACTCGGCCTCCTTCAAACGCTATCACCTGGACCATCACCGCTACCTGGGCGGAGATGGCGTCGATGTAGACATCCCCACTGAGTTTGAGGGCTGGTTCTTCTGCACGCGCTTCCGCAAGTTCATCTGGATCATTCTGCAGCCGCTGTTCTATGCCGTCCGGCCCCTCTGCATCAACCCCAAACCCATCACTCAGCTGGAGGTGACCAACCTGGCCGTCCAGCTCACCTTCAACACCCTGCTCTACTGGCTGTGGGGGGCCAAGCCTGTGGTCTACATGCTGGCTGGCTCCATGCTGGGGATGGGCCTGCACCCCATTTCTGGTCACTTCATAGCCGAGCACTACATGTTCCTCAAAGGCCACGAGACCTACTCCTACTACGGCTCCCTCAACCTGCTCACCTTCAACGTGGGCTACCACAATGAGCACCACGACTTCCCCAGCATCCCGGGACGCAGGCTGCCCATG GTGAAGAAAATCGCAGCAGAGTATTATGATGACCTGCCACAGTACACATCGTGGGTGAAGGTCCTGTACGACTTCATCATGGACGACGCGCTGAGCCCGTACTCGCGGGTCAAGAGGAAGCTGAAGGGAGACGTCAAACAGGAGTAA